A section of the Sebastes fasciatus isolate fSebFas1 chromosome 5, fSebFas1.pri, whole genome shotgun sequence genome encodes:
- the LOC141767920 gene encoding granzyme E-like has product MFIHCELLILILVLTLHGQVHTGEIFGGHEAEPHSRPYMVYLERKMPDGQKKYCGGFLLNEDFVMTAAHCQASSSTVLLGVHNVHNKAEIQSISVEQSFPRKDYNATDFKNDIMLLKLSSKAKFTKNVQPIALADQGGGPRWLPKSCIVSGWGKTDQNAKYISVVLMEVNVTLVDNEQCAQNNVYCSEGETGPGKGDSGGPLVCEDGKAYGLVSTKFKPSSGGPVMHLFAKIPDYKSWIKLTMTKA; this is encoded by the exons ATGTTTATCCACTGTGAGCTGCTAATACTGATACTTGTGCTGACTCTTCATGGTCAAG TTCATACAGGGGAAATCTTTGGAGGTCACGAGGCCGAGCCACATAGCCGGCCTTACATGGTGTACTTGGAGCGGAAAATGCCGGATGGTCAAAAGAAATACTGTGGTGGCTTCCTTCTGAACGAGGATTTTGTGATGACTGCAGCCCACTGCCAAGCCAG CTCCAGCACAGTTTTACTGGGAGTTCATAATGTCCACAACAAAGCTGAAATACAGAGTATATCTGTGGAACAATCATTTCCACGCAAAGACTACAACGCAACTGATTTCAAAAATGACATAATGCTTCTCAAG TTGAGCTCCAAGGCGAAATTCACCAAAAATGTGCAACCCATTGCTCTGGCGGACCAAGGTGGTGGCCCTCGATGGCTCCCGAAATCCTGTATCGTCTCCGGCTGGGGAAAAACAGACCAGAAtgcaaaatatatttctgttgTACTCATGGAAGTCAACGTAACATTAGTTGACAATGAGCAGTGTGCTCAGAACAACGTGTACTGCTCTGAGGGAGAGACTGGGCCGGGTAag GGAGACTCTGGTGGTCCACTGGTCTGTGAGGATGGAAAGGCGTACGGGTTGGTGTCCACCAAATTCAAACCAAGCTCAGGTGGGCCGGTCATGCATCTTTTCGCTAAGATTCCTGACTACAAAAGCTGGATCAAATTGACTATgacaaaagcataa